The Austwickia sp. genome includes a region encoding these proteins:
- a CDS encoding extracellular solute-binding protein: MRRSVYAATLLTTTAIALTACGGGGSTTATTSSAASSGASANAADIKGDLTWWDTSDATNEAPMYKEMIAEFSKQYPNVKINYQSVPFGEAQNKFKTAAAAKSGAPDILRAEVAWVPEFASLGYLYKLDGTELTKDMDDFLAAPKGSTQFNGGTYGVPQVTDTLGLMYNKKMLADAGVQPPKTWDEMKTAAAAIKTKTGKDGVYLNPAGYYLLPFIYGEGGNLLDPQAKKIVVNDAPAVAGVTKAQELLKSPGFTKAPATEAYKAMMDAFNAGNVAMLVQGPWETANVSKAATFGGKDNLGIAAVPAGSKKAGAPVGGHDYVVYQGMSSDKAKAAIAFIKFMTSPENQAKISDKLGVLPTRKSAYDKVTNPLVKAWQPAIDVAVERAWIPEGGQLFAPLDKAATKLMVNLADPKATLTEVANTYKAEVVKSYSTVG, translated from the coding sequence ATGCGCCGGAGCGTTTACGCTGCAACCCTGCTCACCACGACGGCGATTGCGCTGACCGCCTGCGGTGGCGGCGGCAGCACCACTGCAACGACTTCCAGCGCCGCCTCCAGCGGTGCGTCCGCGAATGCTGCGGACATCAAGGGCGACCTGACCTGGTGGGACACCTCGGATGCGACCAACGAGGCCCCGATGTACAAGGAGATGATCGCGGAGTTCAGCAAGCAGTACCCCAACGTCAAGATCAACTACCAGTCGGTCCCGTTCGGTGAGGCCCAGAACAAGTTCAAGACGGCCGCCGCGGCGAAGTCCGGCGCTCCGGACATCTTGCGCGCCGAGGTCGCCTGGGTGCCCGAGTTCGCTTCCCTCGGTTACCTCTACAAGCTCGACGGCACCGAGCTGACCAAGGACATGGACGACTTCCTGGCCGCCCCCAAGGGTTCGACCCAGTTCAACGGCGGCACGTACGGCGTCCCGCAGGTCACCGACACCCTCGGCCTCATGTACAACAAGAAGATGCTCGCCGACGCGGGCGTCCAGCCGCCCAAGACCTGGGACGAGATGAAGACGGCCGCCGCCGCCATCAAGACCAAAACGGGCAAAGACGGCGTTTACCTGAACCCGGCCGGCTACTACCTGCTGCCGTTCATCTACGGCGAGGGCGGCAACCTGCTCGACCCGCAGGCGAAGAAGATCGTCGTCAACGACGCCCCCGCCGTGGCCGGCGTCACCAAGGCCCAGGAGCTGCTGAAGTCTCCCGGCTTCACCAAGGCCCCCGCCACCGAGGCCTACAAGGCCATGATGGACGCCTTCAACGCCGGCAACGTGGCCATGCTCGTGCAGGGCCCGTGGGAGACCGCGAACGTCTCCAAGGCCGCCACCTTCGGCGGCAAGGACAACCTCGGCATCGCCGCGGTCCCGGCCGGCTCCAAGAAGGCCGGCGCCCCCGTCGGCGGCCACGACTACGTCGTCTACCAGGGCATGAGCAGCGACAAGGCCAAGGCCGCGATCGCCTTCATCAAGTTCATGACGAGCCCGGAGAACCAGGCCAAGATCTCCGACAAGCTCGGCGTCCTGCCCACCCGCAAGTCCGCCTACGACAAGGTCACGAACCCGCTCGTCAAGGCGTGGCAGCCGGCCATAGACGTTGCGGTCGAGCGCGCCTGGATCCCCGAGGGCGGCCAGCTGTTCGCGCCGCTCGACAAGGCCGCGACCAAGCTTATGGTCAACCTCGCGGACCCGAAGGCGACGCTGACCGAGGTCGCCAACACCTACAAGGCCGAGGTCGTCAAGAGCTACAGCACCGTCGGCTGA